TTCGATGGGACGTGAATGAAGTGAATTCCGAGACCGTCAATCCGCGTGCGAAACTGGGGCAGTGAGTTCAATACTCCCTCAACCCGACGCCAATTGTACTGAGCGCGCCAGTATTCAACCAGCGCCCGCGCTTTCGCGAGTGGGACACCTTGCGACCAGTCCGTTACCGTCTCTTTTTCGGGCCAACGAGTGGCGCCGAGTCTCTTCTTGAGGTCGTCCAATGCCGCCTGCGGTACATGAACCTTGAAGGGCACAACGTCGGCTGTCGCGGGCGGGGGTACTACCGGGGAAGCGCTACCGACCGTCGCCTGGACGCTCATCGGCGAGAGGCCCGCCGACAAGAGCGCTGCACCTCCGGATGCAGCGACAAGCATGAACCTGCGGCGCGAGTAGACGGGTATTGGTGGCCCTGCTCTTTCTCTATCCTCTGAGTCGCGCTTCATCAGGTTTCTCCCAGGTATCCGCGTTCAGTAGTACTTCTCGACCTTCTCAACATTGTGTCGCACGCCTCTGCCGAAGACGAACGACGTGTACACCTCGTCCGCCCGAAGCTTTACGCGCCCGTCGCGACGGGGGCACGCATCAGTTGATACTCCCACTGGAGTGCAGCACCGGCACTGCCGGCATGGTCTAGCAGGATCTGAGGAATATCCTTGAGTGTCTCGGTCCGCGCCCAGTCACGCTGAAGTTCTCCGAACACGCCAAGCCAGGTAACCGGTTGAGCACCCGCGGCCACGAGGCGGCGGATCGCCATGTCGTGTGACTCCGGAGAGACGCCGCCCGAGGCGTCGGTCACGACGTAGACGTCGTAGCCGTCACCCATCGCGTGGATAGCGGGCATTGCAAGACACATCTCCGACCAGAGTGCGGCGATGATGAGCTTCTTCCGCCCGGTCTTGTTCACCGCCGCGACGACGCGGCTATCCTGCCAGGAGTTGATGAACGTGCGGTTGATCGGCTTCTGATCCGGGAAGACCGCCTGGAGCTGCTTGAAGATCTCACCGCCGCGTTCTGCGACGACCCCTGTGAGAATCGTCGGGACACTGTACGCCTTCGCGACCTTGGCGAGACCTGTGACATTGTTGATCACCATTGTAGGCTCGTGACTGTTTACGTTGGCCAATTGGAACGGCTGGTGATCGATCAGGAGAAGCACGCAGTTCTCCGGTGTCAGAAGAGCGTCAAGGCCGACTTTCGTGAACGTTTGCATGATGTACACCTCCTCGATGCGTCTATCTTCTTGGTCTGATCCGTGAAGATACTGGCATATGTGTCGTTGGGACGTTACGGCCAAAAGGACCAAATACGACAGGTACAAAAGGAC
Above is a window of bacterium DNA encoding:
- a CDS encoding hydrolase yields the protein MQTFTKVGLDALLTPENCVLLLIDHQPFQLANVNSHEPTMVINNVTGLAKVAKAYSVPTILTGVVAERGGEIFKQLQAVFPDQKPINRTFINSWQDSRVVAAVNKTGRKKLIIAALWSEMCLAMPAIHAMGDGYDVYVVTDASGGVSPESHDMAIRRLVAAGAQPVTWLGVFGELQRDWARTETLKDIPQILLDHAGSAGAALQWEYQLMRAPVATGA